In the Bacillota bacterium genome, one interval contains:
- a CDS encoding DNA cytosine methyltransferase, whose protein sequence is MPKVIDLFAGAGGLSLGAIRAGFRVIGALELDSIAISTHKLNFPNTRHLQLDISKLSGRDVLNYFKVKKGELSGIIGGPPCQGFSSIGRQKADDPRNLLFIHFFRLVKEMSPSFFVVENVPGIMNAKFTAIREEAYSLIAGKYKKLPPMVINTLDYGLPTSRSRVIFIGYKKGKVDRLEAKVFKPSGGVKPHYVQDALEGLPVQLDCFEHPKNGSKYWCKIDKPTPGSYADMISVSCPEAGNEEAVFRYFEHSEVTGMIGTKHSPEVIRRYESIPPGGKDFISKSYRLQMDGFCPTLRAGTDREHGSFQAVRPLHPIEARVITPREAARLQGFPDWFLFHNTKWHSFRQIGNSVSPILAEYILRSIREKLK, encoded by the coding sequence GTGCCCAAAGTTATCGACTTATTCGCAGGCGCCGGGGGACTAAGCTTAGGCGCCATTCGAGCGGGATTCCGTGTTATCGGCGCCTTAGAACTCGATTCAATAGCTATAAGCACGCATAAGCTAAATTTTCCGAATACGAGACATCTGCAACTTGACATTTCGAAACTTTCAGGCAGAGATGTCCTCAATTACTTTAAAGTTAAGAAGGGCGAACTGTCAGGCATTATAGGCGGACCCCCGTGCCAGGGCTTCAGTTCAATAGGGAGGCAAAAAGCTGATGACCCGAGAAATTTATTGTTTATTCACTTTTTTCGCTTAGTTAAAGAAATGAGTCCTAGCTTTTTTGTTGTCGAAAACGTTCCCGGAATCATGAACGCCAAGTTCACTGCAATAAGAGAAGAGGCATACAGTCTAATCGCAGGGAAATATAAAAAACTACCCCCTATGGTTATTAATACGCTCGACTATGGATTACCGACCTCAAGATCTAGAGTCATATTCATCGGGTATAAAAAAGGGAAAGTGGACCGATTAGAAGCGAAAGTATTCAAACCAAGCGGCGGCGTCAAGCCTCATTACGTTCAAGACGCCCTCGAGGGATTACCCGTGCAATTAGATTGCTTTGAACATCCGAAAAACGGTTCCAAGTACTGGTGTAAAATCGATAAACCTACACCCGGTAGTTATGCCGATATGATTTCCGTCAGTTGCCCCGAAGCCGGAAACGAAGAGGCTGTGTTTAGATATTTCGAACATTCCGAGGTAACAGGTATGATCGGGACAAAACATTCCCCGGAAGTTATCAGGCGCTATGAAAGTATACCGCCGGGGGGAAAGGATTTTATCTCAAAATCCTACAGGTTACAGATGGACGGTTTCTGCCCGACGCTACGTGCGGGTACGGATAGAGAACACGGGTCATTTCAGGCTGTTCGACCTTTACACCCGATTGAAGCTCGTGTTATAACCCCCCGGGAGGCAGCGCGGCTACAGGGTTTCCCCGATTGGTTTCTTTTCCATAATACCAAATGGCATAGTTTTCGACAAATCGGTAACAGTGTCAGCCCTATATTAGCCGAGTATATTCTGCGATCAATCCGAGAGAAACTTAAATAG
- a CDS encoding ATP-binding protein yields MDEGSKTVKAYPTKAFFVKMLTRDIPLEDAILDLLDNCVDGILRTKWSNGIPQGIENPYEGYYAEITLDKSKFTIVDNCGGIPRNIAEDYAFRMGKTNFQDENLPTVGVYGIGMKRALFKMGRNSEILSKTDTDCFKVKIDSEWLENDGEWELPLEELESCELSETGTSISVTSLYEPISAWFDNKANVEKLREIIQHHYSIIISKGFRVTVNEVSIHPVSTMLLADADFDKEALAPYVYTANIDGVDVLLEVGFYRDRPDIEEVEAEQKSRRSKENAGWTIVCNDRVVVHKDKTRLTGWGEYNVPHYHSQFIAIAGFVIFQTNHAEKLPVNTTKRGLDASSLLYLHVKEHMRRGLKLFTDYTNTWKKDRVKEREVTSKAIPKDLFEIKEDIPKDKWKEVPGSKYAEKVFKPILPRPQIKNPRKHIAFSRPETEIRAVSEFLFGDPGMPAATVGEACFERVLNEIK; encoded by the coding sequence ATGGACGAAGGATCCAAAACAGTCAAAGCATATCCGACGAAGGCATTTTTCGTTAAGATGCTTACAAGAGATATTCCATTGGAAGACGCTATCTTGGACTTATTAGACAACTGCGTCGACGGAATCCTTAGAACCAAATGGAGTAATGGCATACCGCAAGGCATAGAGAATCCGTATGAGGGATATTACGCCGAAATTACCCTGGATAAATCAAAGTTCACCATAGTAGACAACTGCGGCGGAATCCCAAGAAATATCGCCGAAGATTACGCGTTTCGAATGGGTAAAACCAATTTTCAGGATGAAAATTTGCCGACGGTTGGCGTTTATGGAATAGGGATGAAACGAGCCCTGTTTAAAATGGGGAGAAATAGCGAAATTCTATCGAAAACGGATACGGACTGTTTCAAAGTAAAAATAGATTCGGAGTGGTTGGAAAATGATGGTGAATGGGAACTGCCTCTAGAAGAGCTTGAATCGTGCGAACTTTCGGAAACCGGGACATCGATAAGCGTTACAAGCCTATATGAGCCGATCTCAGCTTGGTTTGACAATAAAGCTAATGTTGAAAAACTTAGAGAGATAATTCAGCATCATTATAGCATTATTATTTCCAAAGGATTTCGTGTTACAGTTAACGAAGTATCCATACATCCAGTTTCAACAATGCTTCTTGCCGATGCGGATTTTGATAAAGAAGCACTAGCGCCATATGTATATACGGCCAATATTGACGGAGTGGATGTCCTTCTGGAAGTAGGGTTCTATAGAGATAGGCCCGATATTGAAGAAGTAGAAGCAGAACAGAAATCGAGAAGATCCAAAGAAAACGCCGGATGGACAATCGTGTGTAATGATAGAGTCGTTGTTCACAAAGATAAGACGAGGCTTACCGGTTGGGGGGAGTATAACGTTCCCCACTACCATAGTCAATTTATCGCTATTGCCGGCTTTGTGATTTTCCAGACTAACCACGCGGAAAAATTACCGGTAAATACCACGAAGAGAGGTTTAGACGCATCTTCGTTGCTTTATCTTCATGTTAAAGAACATATGAGACGAGGTCTTAAATTATTTACAGATTACACAAATACATGGAAAAAAGATCGTGTCAAGGAACGAGAGGTAACATCTAAAGCGATTCCTAAGGACTTATTTGAGATCAAAGAAGATATACCGAAGGACAAATGGAAGGAAGTCCCCGGTAGTAAGTATGCTGAAAAGGTTTTTAAACCAATATTGCCTAGGCCCCAGATAAAAAATCCGAGAAAACATATAGCCTTTTCAAGACCGGAAACAGAAATCCGAGCCGTATCAGAATTTCTATTTGGCGATCCCGGCATGCCGGCTGCAACGGTCGGCGAAGCATGCTTCGAGAGAGTTCTAAACGAAATTAAGTAA
- a CDS encoding very short patch repair endonuclease: MTDVFDAAKRSEIMSKIHSKNTKPEIALRKALYHAGLRGYRIYYKLPGKPDMAYIKAKVAIFVDGCFWHGCPVCNRYRTNEKDEFWRNKIARNKERDKQIDAKLTELGWTVIRIWEHDIKKHLEDCVRRIRKAVEDKLYRRNENHNDTSFK, encoded by the coding sequence TTGACAGACGTATTTGATGCGGCAAAGAGATCGGAAATAATGTCAAAAATTCATTCGAAAAACACTAAACCGGAAATAGCCCTGCGTAAAGCACTTTATCATGCAGGTTTAAGAGGGTACCGGATATATTATAAACTCCCGGGTAAACCCGATATGGCTTATATAAAAGCTAAAGTAGCTATATTCGTCGACGGATGTTTCTGGCACGGATGTCCCGTGTGCAATAGGTATAGGACTAATGAAAAAGACGAGTTTTGGCGAAATAAAATCGCCAGAAACAAGGAACGAGACAAACAGATTGACGCAAAGCTTACTGAATTAGGGTGGACTGTTATTCGAATCTGGGAGCACGACATTAAAAAGCACCTTGAAGACTGTGTTAGAAGGATTAGGAAAGCAGTCGAGGATAAACTATATCGTCGAAACGAAAATCATAATGATACAAGTTTTAAATAG
- a CDS encoding M48 family peptidase, producing the protein MKFKSKIKLGQTGPQNHFSKGGNGAGRRARPVSMKNIERAKEALNRLLKMFESGDLPAAVARTLIRPAKVERPSDKWSLGNRLLVRAAGTEDARGFRQWQEVGRRVKKGAKAFYIFAPVTKKKVVKVIDEETGEECEEERTVIIGFRDVPVFRYEDTEGDPLPEPDYRPPKPPPLQDAAKAFGVEEVRYTPANGDGSYGFYTWRGKKRIELHTHDVKTWFHELGHAVHHSFRELQGSQVPEQEIVAEVFAATMCEFFGVQGYHYHAWEYVKAYSSQDPQQALRAVFRVLSDVEECLRRVWEAQDRQERGAAA; encoded by the coding sequence GTGAAATTCAAATCAAAAATTAAATTGGGCCAAACCGGCCCGCAAAACCATTTCTCGAAAGGAGGGAATGGGGCGGGCCGGAGGGCCCGCCCTGTGAGTATGAAAAATATTGAGAGAGCGAAGGAGGCGTTGAACCGCCTTCTTAAAATGTTCGAATCCGGAGACCTCCCCGCCGCGGTCGCCCGGACGCTCATCCGCCCGGCGAAGGTCGAGAGGCCGAGCGACAAATGGAGCCTCGGCAACCGGCTCCTGGTGCGGGCCGCCGGGACGGAAGACGCTAGAGGCTTCCGACAGTGGCAAGAGGTAGGGAGACGCGTCAAAAAAGGCGCAAAGGCGTTCTACATTTTTGCGCCGGTTACGAAGAAGAAGGTCGTGAAGGTTATTGACGAAGAAACGGGGGAGGAGTGCGAGGAAGAGCGCACCGTGATTATCGGCTTCCGGGATGTCCCGGTATTCCGGTACGAGGATACCGAAGGGGATCCCCTGCCGGAGCCGGACTACCGTCCGCCCAAGCCGCCGCCGCTTCAGGACGCGGCGAAGGCGTTCGGGGTGGAGGAGGTTCGCTACACCCCCGCCAACGGGGACGGGAGCTACGGCTTCTATACCTGGCGGGGCAAAAAGAGGATTGAGCTCCACACCCACGACGTGAAGACCTGGTTTCACGAGCTCGGCCACGCCGTCCACCACTCCTTCCGTGAGCTCCAGGGCAGCCAGGTGCCCGAGCAGGAGATCGTGGCTGAGGTGTTCGCGGCTACCATGTGCGAGTTCTTTGGGGTGCAGGGATACCACTACCACGCCTGGGAGTACGTGAAGGCGTACTCAAGCCAGGACCCCCAGCAGGCGCTGAGGGCGGTCTTCCGGGTCCTTTCGGACGTGGAAGAATGCTTGAGGCGAGTCTGGGAGGCACAGGACCGGCAGGAAAGGGGTGCGGCTGCGTGA